In Penaeus monodon isolate SGIC_2016 chromosome 26, NSTDA_Pmon_1, whole genome shotgun sequence, the following are encoded in one genomic region:
- the LOC119590023 gene encoding E3 ubiquitin-protein ligase E3D-like: MTQVLVEVLPNIQACNLYITLPTDRGPCLEITADKYLCIIKLRNGDGLTIKFPKGTSLVPGTVSKITQDGSHITARAQLDEKTSLLSTLSADLLSTVGPAISDTSPTFSEILKDSLVSAQCKQCRRVLLSDVRFRRVLPLPSVDWDQSSEGWFCHLHGSEGEKLKPSSLQPARDDCFYSELHFLVHKDTTVDCVSPNNNNCELACCGCQASLGVRSKQSVLKLWAHSLMWVRSEDNQIVFGKDVSGILLSLIHNIDKDNFGVNCRLVLEVSHEEEAAAEPEFLYLVTMNTNQKLLLPEKLALSGTSDKKYSLSVNSDKMEADNLASNKSFPSEKRPRVHQDDISEVILRRVYTIKLLYLFKRGQDDITGSWIDDVNVHILPCTRSFLLEVKAVLEASVACLPQAMRRVENMSVGYIVKNA; encoded by the coding sequence ATGACGCAAGTATTGGTGGAGGTACTCCCAAATATTCAGGCTTGTAACCTCTACATAACGTTACCTACTGATAGAGGTCCTTGTCTGGAAATCACGGCTGATAAATATCTGTGCATTATCAAGTTGAGGAATGGAGATGGTTTGACTATCAAGTTCCCAAAAGGTACATCTTTAGTACCAGGAACTGTTAGCAAAATCACCCAAGATGGCAGCCACATAACTGCAAGAGCACAGTTGGATGAGAAGACATCTCTCCTCAGTACACTCAGTGCAGACCTCTTGAGTACTGTTGGACCTGCCATTTCGGATACTTCCCCGACCTTTAGCGAGATCCTGAAAGATAGTCTGGTGTCGGCCCAGTGTAAGCAGTGCCGTAGAGTCTTACTGAGTGATGTGCGGTTTAGGAGAGTCTTACCTTTACCTTCGGTGGACTGGGACCAAAGTTCAGAGGGATGGTTCTGTCACCTTCATGGCAGTGAGGGCGAGAAACTCAAACCTTCGTCACTACAGCCTGCAAGAGACGATTGTTTCTACTCCGAACTTCATTTTCTCGTTCATAAAGATACGACAGTGGATTGTGTTTCtccaaataacaataattgtgaacTGGCATGCTGTGGCTGTCAAGCATCTTTAGGTGTTAGGAGTAAGCAATCTGTGCTGAAGTTATGGGCGCATAGTTTAATGTGGGTGAGAAGTGAAGACAATCAAATTGTTTTCGGCAAGGACGTTAGTGGAATCCTTTTGTCATTAATTCATAACATTGATAAAGACAATTTTGGTGTGAACTGTCGCCTAGTGTTGGAGGTGTCACACGAGGAGGAAGCGGCGGCAGAGCCAGAATTCCTGTATTTAGTGACAATGAATACCAATCAAAAACTACTACTACCTGAAAAATTGGCTCTGTCAGGAACTTCTGACAAGAAATACAGTCTGTCAGTAAACTCTGATAAAATGGAGGCGGACAATCTCGCTTCCAATAAATCATTCCCTTCCGAGAAGCGACCTCGGGTACACCAAGACGATATCTCAGAAGTCATCCTTAGGAGAGTTTATACCATCAAGCTCCTTTACCTCTTCAAAAGAGGCCAGGACGACATCACCGGAAGCTGGATTGACGACGTGAACGTCCACATACTCCCCTGCACCAGGTCATTTCTCCTGGAGGTGAAGGCTGTGCTCGAGGCCTCGGTTGCGTGTCTGCCGCAGGCTATGAGAAGGGTGGAAAACATGAGCGTGGGATACATTGTGAAAAATGCATAA